In a genomic window of Mycolicibacillus parakoreensis:
- a CDS encoding MFS transporter, translating into MTADPQAPLTAGSWGVLLGRRHLGTVTLLAGAVGLYATNEFLTMSLLPDTVAEIGGQRLYAWVTTLYLVGSVAAATTVSAVVRRVGPRWAFLGGLAVFAVGSAICAIAPDMAVLLVGRTVQGTAGGLLAGLGYALINVALPRPLWTRASAVVSAMWGVATLVGPAIGGLFAQFGLWRWAFAAMVALTAAMAALVPLVLPAETVTGTVPRLRIPVWSLLLLGTAALAISVAEVPRTAAPTAALLGAAVVLVAVFVAVDRRQSAAVLPPSTFGAGPLKWVYLTMAALMCTAMVDMYVPLFGQRLAQLTPVAAGFLGATLAVGWTVSELLSASLRRRRTIVVAVAAAPLVMAVGLAMAAMTRATDAPAVLVAAWVVALLMAGTGIGMAWPHLAAWAMSVVADPAEGAVAAAAINTVQLIAAAFGAGLAGVIVNTADNHTAGGDLLAARAVFAMFAAVALIGVAASVRASRAAG; encoded by the coding sequence GTGACCGCCGACCCGCAGGCTCCCCTCACCGCCGGCAGCTGGGGAGTGCTGCTGGGCCGTCGCCATCTGGGCACGGTCACGCTGCTGGCCGGGGCGGTGGGGCTCTACGCCACCAACGAGTTCCTCACGATGAGCCTGCTGCCGGACACCGTCGCCGAGATCGGCGGCCAGCGGCTCTACGCCTGGGTGACCACGCTGTACCTGGTCGGCTCGGTGGCGGCGGCCACCACGGTCTCGGCGGTGGTGCGCCGGGTGGGGCCGCGGTGGGCGTTCCTCGGCGGGCTGGCCGTGTTCGCCGTCGGCAGCGCGATCTGTGCGATCGCCCCGGACATGGCGGTGCTGCTGGTGGGACGCACCGTGCAGGGCACTGCCGGGGGACTGCTGGCCGGTCTGGGGTATGCGTTGATCAACGTCGCGCTGCCGCGGCCCCTGTGGACGCGGGCCTCGGCGGTGGTCTCGGCGATGTGGGGCGTGGCCACGTTGGTCGGCCCGGCGATCGGCGGGCTGTTCGCCCAGTTCGGGCTCTGGCGTTGGGCTTTCGCGGCGATGGTGGCGTTGACCGCGGCGATGGCGGCGCTGGTGCCGCTGGTGCTGCCCGCCGAGACCGTCACCGGCACCGTGCCGCGGCTGCGGATCCCGGTGTGGTCGCTGCTGCTGCTGGGCACCGCGGCCCTGGCGATCAGTGTCGCCGAAGTGCCCCGGACGGCGGCCCCGACCGCGGCACTGCTCGGTGCGGCGGTGGTGCTGGTGGCGGTCTTCGTGGCCGTCGATCGGCGCCAGTCCGCGGCGGTGCTGCCGCCCAGCACGTTCGGGGCGGGGCCGCTGAAATGGGTGTACCTGACGATGGCGGCGCTGATGTGCACCGCGATGGTCGACATGTATGTGCCGCTGTTCGGGCAGCGGCTGGCCCAGTTGACGCCGGTGGCGGCCGGGTTTTTGGGGGCGACGCTGGCGGTGGGCTGGACGGTGAGCGAACTTCTCAGCGCCTCCCTGCGCAGGCGTCGCACGATCGTCGTGGCGGTGGCCGCCGCCCCGCTGGTCATGGCGGTCGGCCTGGCGATGGCGGCGATGACCCGGGCCACCGACGCCCCCGCCGTGCTGGTCGCGGCCTGGGTGGTCGCGCTGCTGATGGCCGGCACCGGCATCGGCATGGCCTGGCCGCACCTGGCCGCCTGGGCGATGAGTGTGGTGGCCGACCCGGCCGAGGGGGCGGTGGCGGCGGCCGCGATCAACACCGTGCAGTTGATCGCCGCCGCGTTCGGTGCCGGACTGGCCGGCGTCATCGTCAACACCGCCGACAACCACACCGCCGGCGGTGATCTGCTGGCCGCACGGGCGGTGTTCGCGATGTTCGCCGCCGTGGCGCTCATCGGCGTGGCGGCCTCGGTGCGGGCCAGCCGCGCCGCCGGCTGA